Sequence from the Pararhizobium gei genome:
TCTTCAATGTTCAAGAGGATTGAAATAGCCGCGAGCGTCAAGACGGCAATCAGTGTGGCGCACAGTCCCAGAACAATCATTGCCCATTCCCTCTACGCCACCCTCATGGTGACGCTTCAAATCGGTCTGCTATGCTTTGCATCGCTCTCGCAGCCAGAATAGAAGTGCTTTAACGGCATTGTCAGGCAAGCTCAATTCCCAAGTTTAATCCATAAAAACCTGTGGTTTTCTTGTCACGCCGCACAACGGCCTGACCGATAAAGGTTCAATTTTAGCTAAAGCAGATACAGAGTACCAACCGTTAACCTTCAAGCAACGAATTAACCATAAACATGGTCGCTAAGCGTCGGAGCAGGAAGCCATTCCTGGCAAGGCATGAAGCCGCACCGACGAACCGGTTCTGATCCGGTATGGTTTCCCGGGCAATTTTCGAAAATGCGGTCGATCGCTGCCATCGTGGCACGGGCTTTGAAAAGTCTGCGCCTTGCCCCTGGAAACATGACGCCAAACAGCCTGCAACGGCCATGCCGTGACGATTTTCATTTTAGGACTACTCTCTGGAGGCCGTTCCGGTTTTGCAGAGTTTCTTCCAGACCGGGGAACACGCGTGAGGCACGAAACGTCGCCAGATCAGACCAGGAAGGCGCAGGCGGGCAGCCTGCTTGAGCGCCTGCGGTTTGCCGGGCTCGACGATGGCCAGACGGAAGTCCTTCGCCGCAACCGGCAGGCATTGGGCGCGCAGGTCGAGCTGGCGTTGCGCGATCTCTTCCAGCGTCTGCAAACCTTTCCGGAAGCGGCTCGGCATTTCACCAGCGATCGTCAGATCGATCGCCTGCACGATCTTCAGTCCTCGCATTGGAATGTTCTCACGGACGCCCGTTTCGATAGCCTCTATGCCGAGCGCGTCAAGCTTCTTTCCGATGCGGAAGGCAAGATGGGTCTGGACCCGCGCTGGCAGATCGCCGGCCATTCAGTTGTTTTGGAACGGCTGATCTGCGCGATGATCGAAGAACTCTGGCCGAAATCCGTGCTACCGCTCGGCAAATCGCGCAAGCAGGAACTGGCCGATCTCGTCGCTGCCCTTGTCCGCACGGTGTTCGTAGACACCGAAATTTCCGTGTCCTTGCGCTTCAACGAACTGCGCCACAGCCATCAGCGCCAGCTTGCCGAACAGCGCAAGGCCGGTGAAGCCGAGGCGCTTGCACTTTTTTCCGACGTAGCGCTTGCGCTTGAACGCGGTGATCTCACAGTCCGAACGGACAGCGAGACCGCCCCCGCGTACCAGCCGCTTGCGCAGCAACTGAACGGCGCGCTCGACCTGTTTCAAGACAGGATCGCCGGACTGTCCGACCGGGCGGCGGCGATGGAAACCGCATCCGCCGATCTTCGTGGACGGACGACGGGTTTTGCCGAACAGGCGAGGGAACAGTCCGGCGCGCTTGCGGATACGGTCAAAGCGCTTGGCATCATTGTCGATCGGGTCAAAACCAATGCCGTCCAGGCGCGCTCCGCCGAGCAGGGCGCCGCAGCGGCGCGGCAGTCGGCCGAAGACAGCGGCGAGATCGCGGGCCAGGCGATTTCCGCCATGGCCGACATCGAGGCGTCGGCTGAAAAGATCGGTCAGATCATCGGCGTCATCGACGAGATTGCTTTCCAGACCAATCTGCTTGCCCTGAACGCCGGGATCGAAGCTGCGCGCGCGGGCGAAAGCGGCCGCGGCTTCGCTGTCGTGGCGCAGGAAGTCCGTGCCCTTGCACAGCGCTCCGGCGATGCCGCCCGCGAGATCAAGCAGCTTGTCTCCAATACCAAGTCTCAGGTCGAGGCCGGCGTCGCACGGGTCGGCCGCACTCAGGATGCAATCAGCAGCATTGTTGACCAGGTTCGTGGCATAAACGATGCAGTCGCCGGAATTGCCCGTGAGACTGCGGAACAGGCGGCAGGCATGGAAGCCGCCGTCTCCGAGCTCGGCCATATCGGTCTGCAGGTTGTCGCCGGCGCGGCACTCGCTGCCGATGCAGGCCAAAGCTGCGCAGATCTTCACACGGTCATCCTCGAACTTGGTCAGACGATCCGCGAATTCCATGTTGAGCGACAGGCGCCGAAATTCCCGGCTGCTGTTTCCGCGGCGCGGATTGCCGTCTCGGCGCGCCCTCGCGATGAGGATCAAGATTTTGACGATGACGGCCTTCAGGGTCGTCTCGCCGGATGGGGCCGCTGATGCAGTGCCCTCACGAATACATGCAGCCCTCGGCAAGTTTTTATCAGTCATGGCACGGGAATTCCCGTGGTCGCGGCGGAAATCTGCGAAACCGGTTTTGTAAATTGCTCCCTGTCAGAGAAGGAAAGTAGCAATGGCACCCAAGAAGTCCGCTTCGAAAATTTTAAGTCTCGCGCCCGTCCTCGATCTCAACGAGGCAACCACGCTGCACGGAAAGCTGATGGGATTGCGCGGCAGCAACATCGTGGTTGACGCCTCCGCAGTCGAGCGCGTCGGCGCGCTTTGCATTCAGGTGCTGATGGCCGGAGCGAAAAGCTGGGAAGAAGACAAACAGTCTTTCACCTTTTCCAAGGTGTCGGACGCATTTACGAAAACGACACAGCTGATCGGGGTCAATATTGATCACCTGATAGCAAAGGAGATTTGAGACATGAAAAAGAAAGTTCTTACGGTCGATGATTCCAGAACCATCCGGAACATGCTTCTCGTGACGCTGAACAATGCCGGTTTCGAAACGATCCAGGCCGAAGACGGTATTGAAGGCCTCGAGGTGCTTGAGGATGCCAATCCGGATGTCATCGTCACCGACATCAACATGCCGCGTCTCGATGGCTTCGGCTTCATCGAAGGCGTGCGCAGGAACGAAAAATTCCGGGCGATCCCGATCCTCGTTCTCACGACCGAGAGCGATGCGGAAAAGAAGAACCGCGCCCGCCAGGCAGGCGCGACCGGGTGGATCGTCAAGCCATTCGATCCTACCAAACTGATCGATGCAATCGAGCGCGTAACCGCTTAAGCCAGGATTCCTCCCCATGGATATGAACGAAATCAAAGAGATTTTCTTCCAGGAATGCGAGGAGCAACTCGCTGAGCTGGAATCCGGTCTCCTGCGGCTCAATGACGGTGATCGCGATCCGGAAACGGTGAACGCCGTTTTCCGTGCGGTCCACTCGATCAAGGGTGGTGCCGGAGCTTTCGGTCTGGATGATCTCGTCTCCTTCGCACATGTGTTCGAGACCACGCTTGATTGCGTTCGTTCCAACAAGCTGGAGCCGACCCAGGACGTCCTGAAGGTCATGCTTAAGTCGGCCGACGTGCTCGCCGACCTGACGAATGTCGCCCGCGACGGCGGCAGCGTCGATCAGGCGCGCTCGGCGCAACTGATCCGGGAGCTCGACGCTCTCGCCAAGGGCGAGGCCCCGCCACAGGCGGCGGCGGTTGTCGCGGCACCCAAGCCCGTTGCCGCGGCAACGCCGGCACCCGTTGCCAATGATCAGGGTTTCATGCCCGTTGCCTTTTCCTTCGATGATTTCGGCGGAGAGGACGAGCCCTTGATGGAAATCCCGGTTTACGAGATTACCTTCAAGCCGAAGTCCGAGCTCTACAGCAAGGGCAACGAAGCGGCCCTGCTCCTGAGGGACCTGTCGCGCCTTGGCGAAATGAGCATCCATTGCAACATGGATGATCTGCCGCCGCTCGACCAGATGGATCCCGAGACCGCATATTTCTCCTGGAAGGTCTCTATCAAGACGGACAAGGGCGAAGATGCCATCCGGTCCGTCTTCGAGTTTGCCGAATGGGACTGCGAGCTCGACATCAGCAGTGTCGACTCCGGCGAAGACAGCGGACCGGCTGGGGACGAATTGCCTATGCAGCCGGTGCCGTTCGATCTCTCGGCGCTTGATGACGAACTGGAAGTGCCCCTCGGCGTGGTCGAGGAAGAGGAACAGATCGCTGCCGCAGAGACCGCATCCAATGTTGTCCAGCTGAGCGCCGCCACGGCGCGCGGCGCCGATAAAGGTGCGGCAGCGGCTGTCGCGGCGGCGCAGAACAATGCCCAGCAGGCCGCTTCCGCGGCGGCGCAGACGATCCGTGTCGATCTCGATCGTGTCGATCGCCTGATCAACCTGGTCGGCGAACTCGTCATCAACCAGGCGATGTTGTCGCAGAGCGTGATAGAAAACGATTCGAACGGCGTGTCGTCGATCAACATGGGCCTGGAAGAACTCCAGCAGCTGACGCGGGAGATCCAGGACTCGGTCATGGCGATCCGCGCGCAGCCGGTCAAACCCGTGTTCCAGCGCATGGCCCGCACCGTCCGTGAAATTGCCGATATCACCGGCAAGTCGGTACGCCTCGTCACCGAGGGGGAAAATACCGAAGTTGACAAGACCGTCATCGATAAGCTCGCAGAGCCCTTGACGCACATGATCCGCAACGCCGTCGATCACGGCCTGGAAATGCCGGAAAAGCGCCTTGCTGCCGGCAAGAGCGCGGAAGGCACGGTCAAGCTGACCGCCAAGCACCGTTCGGGTCGCATCGTCATCGAACTGTCCGACGACGGCGCGGGGATCAATCGTGAGAAGGTGCGTCAAAAGGCGATCGACAATGACCTGATCGCTGCAGATGCCAATCTTTCGGACGAGGAAATCGATAACCTGATCTTCCATGCAGGCTTCTCGACTGCCGACAAGGTCTCCGACCTCTCCGGCCGCGGTGTTGGCATGGACGTCGTTAAGCGCTCCATCCAGGCGCTCGGCGGACGCATCAACATTTCCTCGAGACCTGGCCACGGCTCGGTCTTCACCATGAGCCTGCCGCTGACGCTCGCGGTTCTCGACGGCATGGTCGTCACCGTCGCCGGCCAGACACTGGTCGTGCCCTTGACGGCCATCGTCGAAACGCTCCAGCCGGATGCAGCTGCCGTCCATTCATTCGGCGCGACACAGCGCCTGATCTCGATCCGCAACTCCTTCTGCCCGCTGGTCGATGTCGGGCGCATCCTGAACTTCCGGGCGACGCAAGCCAATCCGGTCGAAGGCGTAGCGCTTCTTGTGGAATCGGAAGGCGGCGGACAACGCGCCTTGATGGTCGATGCCATCCAGGGTCAGCGGCAGGTCGTCATCAAGAGCCTGGAGGCCAACTATACCCATGTGCCGGGAATTGCCGCTGCGACCATCCTTGGCGACGGCCGCGTTGCCCTCATCCTTGACGTCGACGCCGTGGTTTCGGCATCACGCGGCAACCCGCTCCATCTCGAATCCCTCGCTGCTGCCGGTTAGACACAATGACGGTTCTCGCAAAAAATCTGACGAACAAGGCGCGCGAGCTCATCGCGTTCCGTATTCAGGATCAGGAATTCTGCGTCAACGTCATGTCCGTCCGTGAAATTCGCGGCTGGACGCCGGCGATGCCCATGCCACACTCGCCATCCTACATGCTTGGGGTGATCAATCTGAGAGGCGCTGTTTTGTCGATTGTCGATCTGTCGGCGCGGCTCGGCATGAAACCGGCCGAGCCGACAGTGCGTCATGTTATCATAGTCACGCAAGTCAAGAGCA
This genomic interval carries:
- a CDS encoding globin-coupled sensor protein codes for the protein MRHETSPDQTRKAQAGSLLERLRFAGLDDGQTEVLRRNRQALGAQVELALRDLFQRLQTFPEAARHFTSDRQIDRLHDLQSSHWNVLTDARFDSLYAERVKLLSDAEGKMGLDPRWQIAGHSVVLERLICAMIEELWPKSVLPLGKSRKQELADLVAALVRTVFVDTEISVSLRFNELRHSHQRQLAEQRKAGEAEALALFSDVALALERGDLTVRTDSETAPAYQPLAQQLNGALDLFQDRIAGLSDRAAAMETASADLRGRTTGFAEQAREQSGALADTVKALGIIVDRVKTNAVQARSAEQGAAAARQSAEDSGEIAGQAISAMADIEASAEKIGQIIGVIDEIAFQTNLLALNAGIEAARAGESGRGFAVVAQEVRALAQRSGDAAREIKQLVSNTKSQVEAGVARVGRTQDAISSIVDQVRGINDAVAGIARETAEQAAGMEAAVSELGHIGLQVVAGAALAADAGQSCADLHTVILELGQTIREFHVERQAPKFPAAVSAARIAVSARPRDEDQDFDDDGLQGRLAGWGR
- a CDS encoding STAS domain-containing protein, which produces MAPKKSASKILSLAPVLDLNEATTLHGKLMGLRGSNIVVDASAVERVGALCIQVLMAGAKSWEEDKQSFTFSKVSDAFTKTTQLIGVNIDHLIAKEI
- the cheY1 gene encoding chemotaxis response regulator CheY1 translates to MKKKVLTVDDSRTIRNMLLVTLNNAGFETIQAEDGIEGLEVLEDANPDVIVTDINMPRLDGFGFIEGVRRNEKFRAIPILVLTTESDAEKKNRARQAGATGWIVKPFDPTKLIDAIERVTA
- a CDS encoding chemotaxis protein CheA; the encoded protein is MDMNEIKEIFFQECEEQLAELESGLLRLNDGDRDPETVNAVFRAVHSIKGGAGAFGLDDLVSFAHVFETTLDCVRSNKLEPTQDVLKVMLKSADVLADLTNVARDGGSVDQARSAQLIRELDALAKGEAPPQAAAVVAAPKPVAAATPAPVANDQGFMPVAFSFDDFGGEDEPLMEIPVYEITFKPKSELYSKGNEAALLLRDLSRLGEMSIHCNMDDLPPLDQMDPETAYFSWKVSIKTDKGEDAIRSVFEFAEWDCELDISSVDSGEDSGPAGDELPMQPVPFDLSALDDELEVPLGVVEEEEQIAAAETASNVVQLSAATARGADKGAAAAVAAAQNNAQQAASAAAQTIRVDLDRVDRLINLVGELVINQAMLSQSVIENDSNGVSSINMGLEELQQLTREIQDSVMAIRAQPVKPVFQRMARTVREIADITGKSVRLVTEGENTEVDKTVIDKLAEPLTHMIRNAVDHGLEMPEKRLAAGKSAEGTVKLTAKHRSGRIVIELSDDGAGINREKVRQKAIDNDLIAADANLSDEEIDNLIFHAGFSTADKVSDLSGRGVGMDVVKRSIQALGGRINISSRPGHGSVFTMSLPLTLAVLDGMVVTVAGQTLVVPLTAIVETLQPDAAAVHSFGATQRLISIRNSFCPLVDVGRILNFRATQANPVEGVALLVESEGGGQRALMVDAIQGQRQVVIKSLEANYTHVPGIAAATILGDGRVALILDVDAVVSASRGNPLHLESLAAAG
- a CDS encoding chemotaxis protein CheW, which codes for MTVLAKNLTNKARELIAFRIQDQEFCVNVMSVREIRGWTPAMPMPHSPSYMLGVINLRGAVLSIVDLSARLGMKPAEPTVRHVIIVTQVKSRIVGLLVESVSDILTISDEDIQPTPDMSSEFERTFARGVLAIDGRMICLMDLEAVFPHTESEAA